TTCACGCGTCGCTTATAAAATGGTCGGAGCGCTACATTGCGGCCGGGTTTGACGGCATCGAGGACGGCATCAAGAAGTGGGACAAGAGCGCCGGCCGCCGCGTACAGGTGATCGACCCGAGCAAAAGTCGCGAAGGCGTGGCCAAGGGAATCAAAGACGGATCTCTACTGGTTCGTTTTGACGACGGCGACGAAGCACTGGTATTTGCCGGTGAGGTCAAATTGATTCCCTAGCCGAACCCTGTACTATGGCGCAGAATTTTCTCCCAAGAGGTAGCGAGTGAACCTTCCAAATCAAGGGCTCAAATTCTCAGAAATGAGCCTTCCAAAACCAACGTTTGAAAGCCTTTCCGACACGATGGGCAGCATCGATAGCCGATTTGACCAAGCCGCGGACGACAAGACGCGAATCGAAGTCGTCCAAGACTGGGACCGGCTCGTCCGCAACTACTCGAGCTGGGCGGCGATTACTCGCCTGAAGTTCAGCCAGGACACGCGCGACGAGGCCGCCAAGGCCGACCGCGAGTACGTCGACGAGCTGACCCCGAAGTTCACCGAGATGAATATCGCGTGGTTGAGGAAGTTGCTCGCGAGCGAGCACCGGCCAGCTCTTGAGGCACATTTTGGCGCGCACGCGTTCCGTATGTGGGCGAACGAAGTCCTGACCTTTGAGCCGGCAATCCAGGAAGACCTGGTGCAGGAGAGCAAGCTCAGTGCCGATCACACGGCCTTGACGGCATCCGCCGAGATCGAGTTCGACGGCGAAGTCTACAACCTTTCGCAGCTCGCGAAGTTCATGGATGTGGCGGATCGCGACACGCGTTACCGAGCGCAAAAGGCGCGCTGGGATTGGGTGGAAGCGCACTCGGACGAGTTCGACGAAATTTATGACAAGCTCGTCAAACTGCGCCATTCCATGGCCCAAAAGCTCGGCTACAAGAATTATATTGAGCTCGGCTACCGTCGCATGATGCGCGTTGATTATTCGCGTGAAGATGTGGAGGTCTTCCGCAAAGAGATCCTGCGCACCGTGGTGCCACTCGTGGCCGAGATGAAAAAGGCGCAGGCCAAAAGGCTCGGAATCGACCGTTGTATGGTCTGGGACGAGTCGGTCTTCGACTCCAAGGGAAATCCAGTCCCCGAGGGCGATGTCGCCGAGTTGACCGAAAAGGCCAAGTCGGTCTTTGACCAGATGCACCCTGAGCTTTCGAGCTTCTACCGTATGATGGTGGAGCGCGGTTTGCTCGACCTAGACTCACGTACGGGCAAGGCTGGCGGCGGGTTCTGCACCTCTTTTGCCGAGTTCGGCGTGCCCTTCATCTTCGCGAATTTCAACGGCACCAAGCACGATGCCGAGGTGTTCACGCACGAGATGGGTCATGCGTTCCAATGCTACTTGAGCATGGACAAAGTACCTCACGACTACATCTGGCCTACACTTGAGGCGTGCGAGATCCACTCGATGAGCCTCGAGTACTTCACCTGGCCATATATGGAGGCGTTCTTCGGCGACGATACCGAGCGCTTCCGCACGGTGCACCTGACCGAGTCTTTGAGCTTCCTTCCATACGGAACGGCCATCGACCACTTCCAGCACTTGGTCTACGAGAAGCCCGATGCCACGCCACAAGAGCGCCGCGAGATGTGGCTCGAGATGGAGAAACTCTATCTCCCGTGGCGCGATTGGGGTGATATCGAGTACGGCGCCAAAGGTGCGCGCTGGCAGCTCCAAGGCCACGTCTATCACGCGCCATTCTACTATATCGACTACGTGCTCGCTCAGACCTGCGCACTGCAGTTCTGGGACCGCATGAACCACGACTACAAACAGGCCCTCGAGGACTACGTGGCCCTTTGTCGGCGCGGTGGAGAGGCATCTTTCCAGTCGCTCGCAACCTCCGCCGGATTGACCTCGCCATTTGAGCCGGGTTGCCTCGAAGGTGCAGTCGGCCGAGCCCGGGAATATCTCGGGTTCTAAGAGAAGTTAGTCTGAAACTCTGGGTATTTACGGTGTGCGCGAGCGCGAAACATCAACATTGAAATAGGGACACAATGCATATTCTCGTCATCAACTGTGGCAGCTCCTCTTTGAAGAGTTCTGTGATCGATCATCGCACTGGCGCTCGCGTGGGTTCTTGCGTGGTTGAACGTGTGGGGCAGGAAGGCTCGCGCATGCGCTTCAACGGCGAGTGGGAGCCTTTGGATGCGCCGAATATCGAGGGCGCGCTCAAGATTGTCGTGCCACGTATGGTCGAAAATCTCGGCGGTGCCACCATTACAGCCGTGGGCCATCGCGTGGTTCACGGAGGCGTGGCCTTTGATCGACCCACCCTGATCACGCCAGAAGTAGAAAAGGCCATCGAAGATAATTTCCAGATTGCGCCATTACACAACCCGCCAAACCTTGCGGGTATCCGTGCAGCGCGCAGCGTATTGCCGGACGTCCCGCATATCGCCGTCTTTGACACTGCATTCCATGCCACGATGCCACGTCGCGCACGCGAATACGCGATCGACCACAAAGTGGCTGAGGCCAAGAACTACCGCCGTTTTGGCTTCCACGGCATCAGCCACGAGTTCGTCTCGCACCTGGCTGCGAAGCACATGGAACAAGACGTCCGCGACCTGCGCATCATCACGTGTCACCTCGGGAACGGATGTAGCGTGGCGGCAATCGAGTACGGCCGCTCCGTGGAAACCTCCATGGGCATGACCCCTCTTGAGGGGCTCGTGATGGGTACGCGCGTGGGTGATTTGGACCCGGGACTCCTGATCCAGATGCAGCGCGACGGTATGAGCCTCGATGAAGTTGATGCCTTCTTGAACCGAGATAGCGGCCTCAAGGGCCTCAGTGGTGTGGGCAACGATATGCGAGATATCGAGGCGCGCGCCGCCGAGGGCGACGAGCGTTGCCGGCTCGCTATTCAGGTCTTCGCGCACCGTGTTCGTAAGTACATTGGCGCCTACGCTGCGGTGATGGGTGGTGTGGATGCCATCGTATTCACGGCTGGAATCGGCGAGAATTCGGAGGTGATCAGGCACCGAATCTCGCAGCGATTGGACTATATGGGAGCAGTGCTCCACGAAGACCTCAATCGCGACGCCAAAGTCAGCCATGAGAGTCCTGTTTTTGAGATTTCGACTCGAAACTCGAGAGTTCGCCTGCTTGTAGCGGCGACCGACGAGTCTCTTCAGATTGCGCGCGAGGCCGCGAAGATTGTGGAAGCACGCCAGGCTACCAAAGGTGCCGAACGTGGCATTCCTGTTGCCGTTTCGGCACGTCATATCCACCTAACCCAAGAGGCCGTGGAAGCCCTCTTTGGACCGGGGTACAAGCTTACAGAGAGAAACCCACTCTCGCAGCCAGGCCAGTTCGCGTGCAACGAGACGGTCACGGTTGTGGGTCCAAAACGCCAGCTCGAGAACGTGCGAATCCTTGGGCCGACTCGTCCGGACAATCAGGTCGAGATCTCGCGTACCGACGAGTTCTTCCTTGGGCTCGACGCGCCGGTGCGCGCCTCGGGAGACGTAGCAAACTCGCCTGGGTGCAAGCTCGTTGGACCTCATGGCACCTATGAAATGAAGCAGGGCGTGATCTGCGCGTGGCGTCATATCCACATGCATCCTGACGACGCTGAGTACTTCGGTGTGAGCGATAAGGACGTAGTAGAGGTCGCCATCCAAGGCACAAGCCGTGAGCTCATCTTTGGCGATGTGCTGGTGCGCGTGTCGCCCAAGTACAAGCTCGAGATGCATATCGACACCGACGAGGGTAACGCCGCTGAGTTGTCCAAAGGGGCAGAAGGTGCACTACTTTCAGCCACTGACGGAAACGCTTTGTTGCGCCGCCGCAAGACTCGGTTCGACGAAGTCGCTGAATGAAATGCGATTGCGGAATTTCGCACTTGGGGCGTTCTTCTGCCTTCAGATCTGTCTACCTCTTTCTTACTACTTGGGGGACGATCCAAGCGACGAAAGGTTCGCCTGGAGGATGTTCTCTGCCACGCGTTTGTCGCAGTGCAAAACAGAGGTTATTGCAGCGCAACGTTCCGGGCCTGAAACCAGCCTAGATTCGCGCGAACATCTTCACGTGGCGTGGGTTACCAACATTGCTCGCAATCGCAAGAGAGTGATCGAGACCTATCTCGAACGCGTCTGCGACGATGGCTACTCGAGCGCAAAACTCACGAATAAGTGTGTGCTTCCGTCAAAAGAGAAGCAGTCTTTTGTCTATGAGATTGCGTGTGAGTCGCGGGAGTTCACGAGAGTGGGCCCATGATCTTGGACTCAACTCAGGAAAAGGGGCGACTTGAATTCATCGCACGGGCCGTTCTGCTCATGCTGGCTTTCGATATCTGGTGGAACGTATTGGCGCAAGCCGGGCGCTACGGGTTTAGAGACTTCAATGTCGCGCATTTTGCCTGGCTCGACCTTTTGCAGCCGATGCCCTCGCCGGGGCTCTACATTGGCGTGCTTCTCTTGGCGTCGGTCTTGGCAGTCTTTGGAGCCTTATTCTGGCGCACCACGACGAGTACTACGGCGATTGCCGGACTCTGGACATGGGCGTGGGCGTCTAGCCTTATGGATAGCTACCAACATCATTACTACCTGAGCCTTGTGTTGGTGGCTCTGATCGGATTTCCCAAGAAGAATGGCGAGAGCCAGTGGGGATTTGGCGCGCTCTGCGCGAGCACGGCCATCATGTACTTTTGGGCCGCTTTCGCAAAGGCGCTCCCTGATTGGCAAGGCGGCGCAGCTTTGCGGATCGTGGCCCGGGGGCGACGAGACGAAGTTGAGAGCCTATTCTCTTGGCTCGGCCTTGGTAACGACTTCGGCTGGCAATTGGCCTCGATTGGGGTGGTCTTGGTCCAGGTTCTGATCGGCGCGGCCTATCTCGGAGCCTGGCTTAGGGGCCGGCGCCCAACCCCCTCGCGCCTGCTTGATATACTCTGTGTGGCGGGAATGCTCGGTGGGCTCTCCTTTCATATTGGGGCGGAGTGGTTAGGCCTTAAGATTGGCTGGTTTAGCTACTATATGGTGGTCCTATCTGTCCTCGTTTTGGCACCGAACGGCATGTGGCAATTCCTCTGGGAAAAACTGCCCAAATGGAAAAACTTACC
This Microvenator marinus DNA region includes the following protein-coding sequences:
- a CDS encoding M3 family oligoendopeptidase; the protein is MNLPNQGLKFSEMSLPKPTFESLSDTMGSIDSRFDQAADDKTRIEVVQDWDRLVRNYSSWAAITRLKFSQDTRDEAAKADREYVDELTPKFTEMNIAWLRKLLASEHRPALEAHFGAHAFRMWANEVLTFEPAIQEDLVQESKLSADHTALTASAEIEFDGEVYNLSQLAKFMDVADRDTRYRAQKARWDWVEAHSDEFDEIYDKLVKLRHSMAQKLGYKNYIELGYRRMMRVDYSREDVEVFRKEILRTVVPLVAEMKKAQAKRLGIDRCMVWDESVFDSKGNPVPEGDVAELTEKAKSVFDQMHPELSSFYRMMVERGLLDLDSRTGKAGGGFCTSFAEFGVPFIFANFNGTKHDAEVFTHEMGHAFQCYLSMDKVPHDYIWPTLEACEIHSMSLEYFTWPYMEAFFGDDTERFRTVHLTESLSFLPYGTAIDHFQHLVYEKPDATPQERREMWLEMEKLYLPWRDWGDIEYGAKGARWQLQGHVYHAPFYYIDYVLAQTCALQFWDRMNHDYKQALEDYVALCRRGGEASFQSLATSAGLTSPFEPGCLEGAVGRAREYLGF
- a CDS encoding acetate/propionate family kinase, with protein sequence MHILVINCGSSSLKSSVIDHRTGARVGSCVVERVGQEGSRMRFNGEWEPLDAPNIEGALKIVVPRMVENLGGATITAVGHRVVHGGVAFDRPTLITPEVEKAIEDNFQIAPLHNPPNLAGIRAARSVLPDVPHIAVFDTAFHATMPRRAREYAIDHKVAEAKNYRRFGFHGISHEFVSHLAAKHMEQDVRDLRIITCHLGNGCSVAAIEYGRSVETSMGMTPLEGLVMGTRVGDLDPGLLIQMQRDGMSLDEVDAFLNRDSGLKGLSGVGNDMRDIEARAAEGDERCRLAIQVFAHRVRKYIGAYAAVMGGVDAIVFTAGIGENSEVIRHRISQRLDYMGAVLHEDLNRDAKVSHESPVFEISTRNSRVRLLVAATDESLQIAREAAKIVEARQATKGAERGIPVAVSARHIHLTQEAVEALFGPGYKLTERNPLSQPGQFACNETVTVVGPKRQLENVRILGPTRPDNQVEISRTDEFFLGLDAPVRASGDVANSPGCKLVGPHGTYEMKQGVICAWRHIHMHPDDAEYFGVSDKDVVEVAIQGTSRELIFGDVLVRVSPKYKLEMHIDTDEGNAAELSKGAEGALLSATDGNALLRRRKTRFDEVAE